A DNA window from Herpetosiphon gulosus contains the following coding sequences:
- a CDS encoding EVE domain-containing protein, with translation MSPTSPPSVPPVTQNTWIFQAHPSLYRINEALKIEPKELWNINQHAKKVRRGDRALIWISGDHAGIYAIGTVQHDPIMQPDSDIGQAYWIDKRRGQAVKPRVEVVYDRILLNRPLSKAMLRTDLALIGLSILRYQRGTVFPVTPQEWMAIETWLEDDDTSAI, from the coding sequence ATGAGTCCGACATCACCACCATCCGTACCACCAGTGACCCAGAATACGTGGATCTTTCAGGCTCATCCAAGCTTGTATAGAATTAATGAGGCATTGAAGATAGAACCGAAAGAGCTTTGGAATATTAATCAGCATGCAAAAAAGGTTCGCCGTGGTGACCGTGCACTTATTTGGATATCGGGTGACCATGCGGGGATTTATGCGATAGGAACCGTTCAACATGATCCGATTATGCAGCCAGATTCGGATATTGGACAGGCATATTGGATTGACAAACGGCGTGGCCAAGCCGTAAAGCCACGCGTAGAAGTTGTTTATGATCGAATCCTTCTCAATCGACCGCTTTCAAAGGCAATGCTGCGGACTGATCTTGCATTAATAGGGTTATCAATCCTGCGATATCAACGTGGCACGGTCTTTCCCGTTACTCCTCAAGAATGGATGGCTATTGAAACGTGGCTAGAAGATGATGATACATCAGCCATATAA